The Polaribacter sp. Q13 sequence GAATAACGAGTCAAATGAGAAGATGTTCTTCTTCCGTACCTGCAAATATTGCAGAAGGATGCGGAAGAGAAACAGAAAAAGAGTTTAAACGCTTTTTAGTAATAGCTAATGGATCGGCAACAGAATTAGAATATTTTTTAATTTTGATAAAAGATTTAAAATTAGCAGAAATTGAATCAATAGAAAAGTTAATTGAAAAAGTAGATCAATTAAAAAGAAGTTTAAACAGATTAATAAGTAAATTGGGTTAAGGGCACTTTGCCTTTCGCTATTTGCAATTGGCGAAAAGTGAACAGCGAAAAGCCAATAACAAAAAAAATAAATTAAAATAATTGCTTCAGCAATTCGACAACCGTGAGAAGCGAAAGGCGAAAAGCTAAAAAGCTAAAAGCATAAAAGATGGCTTACGATAAATTTGACGTACTAACAAGTACAGCATATCCTTTACCTACAGAGAATGTAGATACAGATCAAATAATTCCTGCTCGTTTCTTAAAAGCAACTGAGCGTAAAGATTTTGATATCAATTTTTTCCGTGATTGGAGATTTGAACAAGACGGAACACCAAAAGCAGATTTTCCTTTAAACAAAGAAATTTATGCAGGTTCTAAAATATTAGTTGGAGGTAGAAACTTTGGTTCTGGTTCTTCTAGAGAACACGCAGCTTGGTCTGTGTACGATTTTGGTTTACGTTGTGTAATTTCATCTGCCTTTGCAGATATCTTTAAAAACAACTGTTTAAATGTAGGGGTTTTACCTGTACAAGTTTCTCCAAAATTTGCAGATACATTATTTGCAGCAATTATGGCAGATCCTAAAACAGAAATTAAAGTAGATTTACCTAACCAAACAGTAACTTTAGTTGCTACTGGAGAGTCTGAATCTTTTGTAATTAATACTTACAAAAAAGACAATATGTTAAACGGTTTTGATGATATTGATTACTTAAAAAACATCGAAAACGAAATTTCTGCATTTGCTGAAACAAGACCATTTTAAGAATACTTTTTAGGTTGAATATGGCTAGTAGAAAGATTGAAATAATGGATACGACACTGCGTGATGGAGAACAAACATCAGGAGTGTCGTTTTCAGTTTCCGAAAAATTAACAATCGCTAAATTACTTTTAGAAGAATTAAAAGTAGATCGTTTAGAAATAGCGTCTGCAAGAGTTTCTGAAGGTGAGCTAGAAGCTGTTAAAAAAATAACTTCTTGGGCTACTGAAAATAATTTTTTAGACAAAATAGAAGTATTAACTTTTGTTGATGGAGGGAAATCTATTGATTGGATGCTAGATGCTGGGGCGAAAGTTCAGAATTTATTAACCAAAGGATCTTTAAATCACTTAACACATCAACTTAAAAAAACACCAGCACAACATTTTGCCGATATTAAAGCAAATATTGAGTCTGCTGCTACGCATGATATAAAAACCAATGTCTATTTAGAAGATTGGTCTAACGGAATGCGTAATTCTAAAGAATATGTTTTTGAATATTTAGATTTCTTAACGGCTCAAAAAGTAGAACGTGTTTTATTGCCAGATACTTTAGGTATTCTAACACACGATGAAACTTTTAAATTTATTGCTGAAGTTCGTGAAAAATACCCAACAACGCATTTCGATTTTCATGGTCATAATGATTATGATTTAGGAGTAGCCAATGTTATGGAAGCTATAAAAGCGGGTGCAAACGGTTTGCATTTAACCATAAATGGGATGGGAGAGCGTGCAGGAAATGCACCGATGGCAAGTGTTATAGCTGTGATTAATGATTTTTTAAAGGATGTAACGATTGCTGTAAATGAAAAAGCATTAAATAAAGTTAGTAAGCTTGTAGAAACTTTTTCTGGTTTTCGTATTCCTGTAAACAAACCCGTTGTTGGTGCAAATGTTTTTACACAAACTGCCGGAATTCATGCAGATGGTGATAATAAAAACAACTTGTATTTTAATGATTTAATGCCAGAGCGTTTTGGTAGAAAACGGAAATACGCATTAGGAAAAACATCTGGAAAAGCAAATATTCAGAAAAACTTACAAGATTTAGGTCTGAGTTTAAATGATGAAGAGCTTAAAAAAGTTACCCAAAGAATTATTGAATTAGGAGATAAAAAGGAAGTGGTTTCTCAAGAAGACTTGCCTTATATTATTTCTGACGTTTTAGATAGTAATGC is a genomic window containing:
- a CDS encoding four helix bundle protein, which translates into the protein MRNFRKYQVWELGHEITLEVYKLSKQFPKEELFGITSQMRRCSSSVPANIAEGCGRETEKEFKRFLVIANGSATELEYFLILIKDLKLAEIESIEKLIEKVDQLKRSLNRLISKLG
- the leuD gene encoding 3-isopropylmalate dehydratase small subunit, translated to MAYDKFDVLTSTAYPLPTENVDTDQIIPARFLKATERKDFDINFFRDWRFEQDGTPKADFPLNKEIYAGSKILVGGRNFGSGSSREHAAWSVYDFGLRCVISSAFADIFKNNCLNVGVLPVQVSPKFADTLFAAIMADPKTEIKVDLPNQTVTLVATGESESFVINTYKKDNMLNGFDDIDYLKNIENEISAFAETRPF
- a CDS encoding alpha-isopropylmalate synthase regulatory domain-containing protein, whose amino-acid sequence is MASRKIEIMDTTLRDGEQTSGVSFSVSEKLTIAKLLLEELKVDRLEIASARVSEGELEAVKKITSWATENNFLDKIEVLTFVDGGKSIDWMLDAGAKVQNLLTKGSLNHLTHQLKKTPAQHFADIKANIESAATHDIKTNVYLEDWSNGMRNSKEYVFEYLDFLTAQKVERVLLPDTLGILTHDETFKFIAEVREKYPTTHFDFHGHNDYDLGVANVMEAIKAGANGLHLTINGMGERAGNAPMASVIAVINDFLKDVTIAVNEKALNKVSKLVETFSGFRIPVNKPVVGANVFTQTAGIHADGDNKNNLYFNDLMPERFGRKRKYALGKTSGKANIQKNLQDLGLSLNDEELKKVTQRIIELGDKKEVVSQEDLPYIISDVLDSNAIEKRVVVENYVLGHAKGMKPSTTLQLRVEGVQYEAHAQGDGQFDAFMNALRKLYKRHSKKDLPALIDYAVRIPPGSNSDALCETIITWKLEEKEFITRGLDSDQTVSAIKSTEKMLNII